In one Streptomyces sp. T12 genomic region, the following are encoded:
- a CDS encoding ABC transporter ATP-binding protein, producing MSTAIALREIRKTYGRTTALDGLDLEVREGEFFCLLGPSGAGKTTTLKTVAGLELPESGTVELDGKDMRDVEPYDRGVAMCFESYALYPHKSAYDNLASPLRSPRHRLPAAQARERIGEIAELLGISALLDRPVGQLSNGQRQRVALGRVLVRPARAFLLDEPLSHLDAKLRQQMRAELKAIGAVQRTTTLYVTHDSVEALALGDRIGVIRDGRIVQTGTREEIWYRPCDTEVARAFGRPRINLLPGVVTRDGGFRSADGTIELPVGAQAAPGTDVLIGLRPRDITLHGPGHELTGTVYVTEVLGRSVEVTVRLGEHQVSLVAPRSDTTGLRPDDPVRLSVRPENLLLFEADRPKRPGRRIETP from the coding sequence ATGAGCACGGCCATCGCACTGCGGGAGATCCGGAAGACGTACGGCAGGACCACGGCCCTGGACGGGCTCGACCTGGAGGTCCGGGAGGGCGAGTTCTTCTGTCTGCTCGGCCCGTCGGGGGCCGGGAAGACGACGACGCTGAAGACCGTCGCCGGCCTCGAACTCCCCGAATCCGGCACCGTCGAACTCGACGGCAAGGACATGCGGGACGTCGAGCCGTACGACCGTGGCGTCGCGATGTGCTTCGAGAGCTACGCCCTCTACCCGCACAAGTCGGCCTACGACAACCTGGCCTCGCCGCTCCGCTCCCCGCGCCACCGCCTCCCCGCCGCACAGGCGCGGGAGCGGATCGGTGAGATCGCTGAACTCCTCGGCATCTCCGCCCTGTTGGACCGCCCGGTCGGCCAGTTGTCCAACGGCCAGCGGCAGCGTGTCGCCCTCGGCCGGGTCCTGGTCCGCCCCGCCCGCGCCTTCCTCCTCGACGAGCCCCTCTCCCACCTCGACGCCAAGCTGCGCCAGCAGATGCGGGCCGAGCTGAAGGCGATCGGGGCCGTACAGCGCACGACCACGCTGTACGTCACGCACGACTCCGTCGAGGCGCTGGCGCTCGGCGACCGGATCGGGGTCATCCGGGACGGGCGGATCGTGCAGACGGGGACGCGGGAGGAGATCTGGTACCGGCCCTGCGACACGGAGGTCGCGCGGGCCTTCGGACGGCCGCGGATCAACCTGCTGCCGGGGGTGGTGACGCGGGACGGGGGGTTCCGTTCGGCGGACGGGACGATCGAGCTGCCGGTCGGTGCGCAGGCGGCTCCCGGCACCGACGTACTGATCGGGCTGCGTCCCCGCGACATCACCCTGCACGGCCCCGGGCACGAGCTCACCGGCACCGTCTATGTCACCGAGGTGCTCGGGCGGTCCGTCGAGGTCACCGTCCGGCTGGGCGAGCACCAGGTGTCGCTGGTCGCCCCGCGCTCCGACACGACGGGGCTGCGGCCCGACGATCCGGTCCGGCTGTCGGTCCGGCCTGAGAACCTGCTGCTGTTCGAGGCCGACCGGCCCAAGCGCCCAGGACGACGGATCGAGACACCATGA